From the genome of Ectobacillus sp. JY-23, one region includes:
- a CDS encoding WXG100 family type VII secretion target produces MARILVTPDQLEGIARQFRDGINQAQGINSKLQGQIHNLYGEWDGNTKNRFQTQFGEAEKLMKGYTEILQSIEMELKNIATRFRQADQG; encoded by the coding sequence ATGGCTCGTATTCTCGTTACTCCAGATCAGCTAGAAGGTATTGCACGTCAATTTCGCGACGGTATTAACCAAGCGCAAGGAATCAACTCCAAATTACAAGGGCAAATTCATAACTTGTATGGTGAGTGGGACGGTAATACAAAAAATCGATTCCAAACACAATTCGGGGAAGCTGAAAAGCTGATGAAGGGTTACACGGAGATTCTTCAAAGCATTGAAATGGAATTGAAAAACATCGCAACAAGATTCCGTCAAGCTGACCAAGGCTAA